The Naumovozyma dairenensis CBS 421 chromosome 1, complete genome genomic interval GtaatgaagaacaaaaaatcTCTGGCTATACTACCTATATTATAGATATAGTACTTAATTGTCCTCAACTCTAAAGCAAAGTATTTTACAGCTAAAATTCTTGAACTTGTGTAGATGACTGCCCTTCGTTAAATAGACGAAACATTCAGCAAGAGGTTACTACTCATGCCATATGAAAAtgtaagaaaaaatatacaaatatTCGTCGCACATAGTTGTCTCCTGAGACTAATAACGTATCTGCCATTCTTATCGATTAGAGCGCTCAGTCCAAATAGCTTCGTTCTCGACTTGTTGTCTAGGTGATGAAGTAATCAACCCTTTACTCATGACATGAAGACGTTTGACTGTTGCATCCGTACATCTTTTAAAACCCAGACTTCCTCACTTacttttgatttttttacAGAATAATTATGCGTCCCTtcaaatggaaaatatgTTTCCCCGGATCAAAAGATCTGCCCAAGTTTGAAACTTCGCTAACATGGTTGAACGCGGGATGGCTATACTCTCTTACATACAGTTGATAATTTTACGTATGGAAGCAAAATAGAAAAAGCCATTGATCTTCGATATCTATTGAAAGAGGTGTTTTCCCAATAAAAGGAGCCTGTACAGATTAAccaacaaattcaaaatggTATGTGCTATTAAAAAGGAACGGTATCCCGGTGTTGACTAAATAGGATTCTGTATAGACTCTAAAATGTCAATAGAATAGAAACAAGACGACTATGATCAGAATATGAAACAGACCTACTAGGATGGAAGGACAGCATTGTGAATGGCACCTTTATTATAGAACTATTGTTAACAGGTGTACCCGGATGAAAACTCCGTTATGTTATTACCAAACATTTTTTACTAACAAGCTTATATCTTACATTATTTTCCCGTAAtgtttaaaaaataatttttaatatagGCCGGTGTTAAAGCTTACGAACTAAGAACTAAGTCTAAGGAACAATTAGAATCTCAATTAATCGACTTAAAGAAGGAATTAGCCGAATTAAAGgttcaaaaattatctaaaCCATCTTTACCAAAGATTAACACCGTTAGAAAGAACATTGCTCGTGTTTTAACTGTCATTaaccaacaacaaagaGATGCTGTTAGACAATTATACAAGGGTAAGAAGTACCAACCAAAGGATTTGAGAGCTAAGAAGACCAGAGCTTTGAGAAGAGCTTTGACCAAATTCGAAGCTACCAGAATCACTGAAAAgcaaaagaagaagcaaaTTGCTTTCCCACAAAGAAAGTACGCTATTAAGGCTTAAGaacattttccaaaaatattcccatatataaattatctTTTTAAAATCCTTATATAgttataatattaagagCCTGttaatcttattatttttagaCAGATGTTTATAGCATTCAATGttaattgttcaattaCGCGTATCGACGTCAAATATAACttatagaaaatatataatcttGACGACCTTGTAAACGTGCAAGCTCTGTACATGCTAGGTTTAACTTTATGTGTCGTATATCATATTACTATGACAGTCATAGTAGTTGACACAGTTGTGTATGCATATTTGTATTTCCTTCATGCATCAACTCCATAAAATAGTGAAATTCATTGTTGCTGTCGTCATTTCTTTGTTTGCTGCTAATTCGAGCTTTGGAACGTTGTAAAAGAGTCgatattttccttttgcAAATTAATAAAACTTTTTAACAAATCAGCGACATTGGCTCTAAATGTGTTTGCAACCTCAACATTAAACTTTGaaacttcttctttgatCACGGAAGATATCTGCTCCCATTGTTCAATTAAGATGTGGTATCTTCGTTCTAGTATATGACATTCTTGTTCAAGTTGTATTAACTTCTCACTTTTAGCATTTTCTGTATTTTCAGTAGAAACGTTCTGTTTCTCTAGAAGGATCTTACTCTTGCTCATATCAGCCTTCACTACAGTCATAAAATAACCCAATTTCGATCGTTGGTTTAGTATTGCTTTCATACTTTCCAAAGAGTATTTATAGAATTCTAAATACTCTATCTTCAACATTCGTTCCTCATCCGAGTATGACTTTAAGAAATCTCGttgattttcaaaaatattagCATAATTATGGAAAAGAGTTGATCCTTGTTTAGTTCCCTCTAAATCGGACAGCGAATTGATAATTATcgaaaattcattaattacAGACACCACATCATCTCTTTGGTTGGAAGCCAATTTCAAAGctttattcaattcagATAACTGTATCTGTAAAGAACTTATAGACTCTAGTCGTTTATCGAACCATTCATCCGGTTCTGAATACTTCGGTACAGAATTCATAAAGgaactaataatattgtgATTTTGATAGGCGCCATCGATGCCGCCTTCcttcaatattttattaccatcttcttctccaAACAATTTTATCATACTTATGTGGATCTCGGATagatcattattatcatcacaAGCCCCTGATTTGGATACATATTCTCTAGATTTGGCATTCGGTTCAAAATTATCACAAGTGAGAAACATATGGaaatctttatcattttgCAATCCACTATCGTTCATAATTATATGAAGCATTGATTCCATCCATCTTCGTACAGACCGGAGATCAGATAATATCTCCAATGGAGGTGGGACAGGTATTATCTTACCCCAatgattattttgtaaCTGTCTATAAAGCCATCTGAAATCTGCATACCTTCTGGTTACCATAATGTATTCATTCTCAAAAATCCTGGAAGTAGTTATGATTGGGAAGGGTACATGTTGGTAAGGTGGCAAATTTGACCTCTTTATGATGGGCTCATTCACTCTGATTTGAAAGTGTATTGGATTTTCTATGTTACTGTCTGTTCGGAGGGTTTGTCCTTGAACAGAAGTACCTAAAACATGCAGGCTTTCTCTTTCGGTAGATATGGCTGTATTAGAAGTCGAGTTTCTTGATCGTGGCTTTGAAAATAGTCTTCTATACGTTTCTTGATCCAGTCCCAATGATTCCAATTGTAACTGCAGCTGCTCATTTATTTCGTCCGGAATTAAGACACTTTTCTGAGCATCGCTAATGGTATATCCATGTAAACTAGGTTGAGTTCCGGTAAACATGGTACGTTGTAActtgatatattattttttgtttgcTTTTTTGAGAACATGCAAATGTTCCTTTAAATTGAAGTTTTCTACTGCTCCAATAACGATAAGATTTTATAGGAAACTCCATTTGCCGCTGAGAAGTCTCCAACATTAAGGGTCAACATAGAAACTGAATGGTACGAAACGAACTATTGTGAAAGGAAGCTTGCATATATTATGAGTatcatttatataaattagAACCATATGTAGTTTTAAGATAGAAATGCTTTTGCGAGAAAAATAGCCTCGGGTTTATGCTGGGGTACCCCAGGGTTAGCATCATATGCTTACATAGATACAGTTATACACATTGCAAAGTTCATTGCTGCTAAGAATAACATATAGAATTGTGATGATGGTCCcaagatatatatactatacGAATAATACAAGTAGATCTTCCCTAAAAAAGTGAAACAGCTATTGCTCTCATGAACATTCCGATATAGATTAAATAGACTCCTTCTTCTTAGCGGCTTTCTTATCAGCGATAAAGTCTTggatttttttcttcaattcatcattactGATTACATCTTGCAATTTCAAAGGATTTCTGTTGAAAGGATCCGTCGAATCACTCAAAAGGTGTGCTTTAATCGTACTTCTATCGATATTGACATGAGATGTAGGTAATGTGACTGGATCCTTCATAATCGTATACATTAAAGGATCCAAAAATTCATCTGGAACTTCTCCCAATTCCAAGTcattttcctcttcttcgTCTTTCTTTTCCTGTGCAGCCTTGGCAAACTTCATTAGTTTATCACAGAATTCAGGAGAAACAAGACCAATTTTCCTGCCTAAGATATTAACTGCTCTTTCGAATAAGGAAACTTTGAATGATCTCGTATCTCTAGAAACCGCATCAATAAACTCTTCTTCAGCGCATAGGTTAATATAGATTGTACATAAGGACTTCAATAATTCCTTGGGATTGAATGAATATGCTTCCGGGTTTGAAACTTTTAATTCGCCACATTTGGGACCAACAAGGGATTCTAAGTTATAGTTCAACATACTCGCTAATCTACCAACAATTTCAGGTGTCACAAACGATCTAGGTAAATCTCTTGTAAATATCTCAAACAATATCATAGATTTTGTTGCTAAGCCACAGGAAGATTTCGCTTGTCGTTGTGCCGATGCTAATCTTGTATGAATATCGTTTTCATTTCCTTCTCCATTCTCCGTCTGAGGTGGTTGTGGATTTGAAGCTAATTGATTGTGTAAATTATGCACTTCAGATAAATTGGTTAACCCTTCGTCCAACAAAAACGTTAAGTCATTGAGCATTCTCGCTATAAATCTTATGAAAAAATCAGAGTTATCCTTCGCTTGATGAAATAATTGATCTTTATAGATGGTCGGAGTAGCTTGGTATATTTCTTGAAGGATAATTGAGAttgaatatcttgaatTGAACTTATCATAAAATTGTGATGAAGACCCAGTTTTTTCTACAATAACATAGAAATCCAACAAAGCATAAAGAAGATTTTTACGAACTAACTCATTGTTCTGAAAAATTGACATCATGAATCCTTGTCCACCGTTCAATGGGTATGAACCAATACTTAAAATTTGAACGATTTTACTTTTCAAGTGGGGATTGGATACAATTTCAGGACAGCGTAATAAAACTGTTGTCAACTCCACAAATGAGTTTAGTCTTGCGTTATTACCTAAACTGGTGTATAACGGAGAATTACTATACTTGGAAATATAGACGGAATAGTTAACTAAACCTTCTATAATAAACTCTGGGTAATATTTAAATGGTACAGGAGCTTGCTGTCTTAGATAATCTGCAGCATCGACATTTTCTAACCCAATCTGATCAGGTATCAGTGGTAGTTGAATCGGCTTAAATGGGTAACTATGAGCAGGATCAATAACTCTTATTAAGAAAGTAGACGCACCCCCGATGAAGTCAAAGATTTCGGTTtgtattgaagaatttgcAAAAAAACTCTTCAAAGTATATTTCAAAGACTTCATTacttttaaattatttgtCAATGTTCttaattgttgtttcaGGAAGTTGTTCAtaaagttattatttgttgaaaCATTACGAGCAATGACTTTCTCCAACTTACGAACTTCTGATGACAATCTCTTAATTTGTGGAGTAATCTTTTCGTCGTACAATAGGGAACCACCGATCCCATAGTGCAAATACGTTAGCGtcaaaaagaaacaatgaGAGATAAAGTTTGGAGGAGCATCCGAAGAATTCTTGTATTTATCATAAAATTCATCCGCTTCTTTGAAATCAGAATTTACCCTAGTTTCATTGGAAAGatcaataaatatattcaaactATTAAAATAGTTGATATCAATCTTATTAATTTTAGAATAGGATAGATCAAGGAAGGGTTGActaaatttaattaaaagaattgtAATATTTGACATGAATGCATTTGAAGCCAGCTTATTCTGTCTTTGTCCATAGTCTGCCCTTCTCAaatgatttttatttacaatttgggcaaaataattcaataaatcttctCTAGATTCCTTAGATCCTCGGAACAGCTTATCAATGATGGAGAATaatctttgaataataatgttatgTTCGTTTTGCAGAGATTCACTGATCAACTTCAAGTCTTTCTTTTGATTGAAATCTAATTCTTCCTCTTCGTCATTTTCACCTCCATCGCTATCGTCTCCACCtgtttgaatatttgataCAATCGCAATACTTTCGAAATTTTGTAATGCTACCACTGGACTTAATGGTGATAATGATAGGATAGGACCTAATATGGATAAAGTTTCATAATCATTTGCCTTAGCATTGAAATCTAAGAGGAAATTactaatttttgtaaagatACCGGCAGCTTGTTTAGTTGATAAGaacatttcaaaaacaGTTAATACagtattatataattcagAGTGATTTATGTTAAAATGGTCTTTGTCCTTAGTGATTTCCAATAAGGCgttgaagaaattttcGAGAAATTCCATGGTTGAACCTTCTTTGATTGCTCGTGTAAGTAACTGGAATAAAAACTCATTGaatgaatcaaattttgataGAATTTGATTTAAAAAAGTAACAAAAGTATCTTTGGAATTCTCACAAAAATTCTCTACTTGGAACGTCACTAACCCATAACCGACAACTAGTCTGTCAATCTCATTATAAGCGTCGATTAAGGTTTcattctttttgtttttacGCCTTTGTACTTGACAACGGTTGAAACAATCTTTTAGGTAAATGAGTGGATGATCAAATTCGGGGTTTTCAGTTAATTGGTATAATAAGATAGCATCAATATCGTCTTTCTCAAAGTTGGCACGTGTATCATCTAGTTCAAAGAGAGTGTAGTCGGTTGTATTGTCATGTTGCTGTGACACCTCGAGAATGTCTTCAATGGAGctcatattatattaacAAAGGGTTTCTAGATAGTGGTGTTATCTAACGTTTAATTCTAAGTTTATCCAAACTCCGTCGTAAACACTAAGGCCTTTAGCGGACTAATCAGAAGTAGGGGGATGCCTTATTTTTCGTTGGACTGCCAGAGGTGAAGTGATAGAAGTAGACTCAGTTTGAACAATATATAAACGTGGTTAATAAACTGCAAAAGAcgttatattttatttcacTTTAACATGattttatatatgtgtTGATGTTTCCCAGCGTTCCAGGCACGTGACCTcctaattcatcattagaCATAAAACATCGAACGTTGAGACAGAAACGTATGATGATGGGAATTGCTGTTAACCAGCGAAAATATTGCTAGATGACAAGTCAACTTGAAATAGGTAGGCCCTATATTTTACGTTAATTAAGAGAAGAGAGTTATTGAAACTTTAGCGTCCTTTAGTTAGCTTACCTGGAACATTACGTACTCTTTTATATCCATCATTTTGCCAAGAGCAACACATCAATATGTCATTGAAGAATCGAGAATTCGGAGCTCCCGAATCAATAGCCCCAACAAACAGTGCTGATACATCAATCTCGAGcgaagaaaatgaaacatCATCTAAACAATGCGGAATTACCGTTGCCATGAAAAATGCACTTTTCAATAAAGCATCCGACCGTGActtcatcattcaattaGAAAACTCCATGCTGAGTTTCATTCAATCTAACGATGTATCCTTCCAATTGGCTCCTTTGAATTCGTACTATAGGCTGTTAGCTCACCAACTGGCAGATTATCACAATCTGAAACATTTTTTGACGAAATCCAACGTAACTTCTCTGATaatttttaaagatgaagCATTCTCATTTGATTACAATAAAGCTCTTCTacaaaatttgaaaccaaCTCTCACGGATCTAAATTTGATCAGCAACAAGGCACCAGAATCACAAAAGGATACACTCACTACAGGCAATCCAATTGAAACTGCACATACCACAAAATATAAGCTTCTTAAAAGAACGGAAAAAATAtctgaaaatgataatttacCTTCAAATGATAACCTactttcttcatctttgtCTACCTTGACTCTCCAAGACAGTAATACTGTGGGAAATAGTACACCCTTAAACAGTTCCGTACTCTCCTTGGAAGAACAACGGATCGAAAGAGAAAGGCGTTATGAACAGCGAAAACATGAAATATTCgataatttaaataatgacGACGATggagatgatgatgattatgaagGCACAAACTACAATGGCGATTCAAGCTTTGAGGACAACGAATATAATAAAGCaaataacaacaaagaATCAGATGCTGGTACTAGGGACGGCCCTCATGCAGACAATGATATAAGATATCCTTCAGAAATAGAATATGCAAGTCGTGCTATTAAGCAAGTTCAAGGCTCTACAACATATCGAAAACATAGCAATTCAAAAAAGCCGACGAGGTATCaacattcaaaaaatgaaaatagGAAGCAAAAGCGAAAACCACCAATCAATTACAATACACCATACTTTGTACCAAATTATGGTGCCCCATTGAATGGATACTTAATGAATCCTTACATGCTGCCAGGAGCAGGCGTACCATCAATACCGGATAACCTTACGCCAGCTATGCAACCTAGTCCCTCTTCGCAAATGATAGGCAATAATAGTTGTGGacttaataataagatacaCCCTCCTATAGGCAATAAAATACCTTTTCCACCAACAGTACCATACGGAACGTTTATGTATCCACATATACCTAACAGTACTTCATACCTACCGTATCACCACCCATATTATACTACTTCGGGACAGGCACCCATCCAGTCCTATTCCACGCCGTATCCCTATCAAATTCAACCTTCACCGTCTTATCCATACGTACATTATAACGGTCAAGTAAATCCGCAAGCCACATATGGAAATACAACAGACGAGGTAGCTAATTCTCGAAATACTGGTATAATAAATAGTGAACTAAATAGGAAGAAAAACTTGATTACCGAAGAAAATAGCGCAGCAAAAGATAAGTcgaaaaaatcaaaagtTGATATTGAACTGGCCCCTGTTTAAGTGGCGTTTGCCCTACAGTCTGAATTTATAGCCTCTCCGTGGCATTCGGTACTGGTGGACCATATGGCATTATAGATGAAACTTCAGATAAATATACTAGAAGTAGGAttgaattagataaataATCACTAGAAACGCCTAATACATGCATAGAAATTGTCATTGGTAggaattaattaaaaatattaatatgtaaaaatgaattatagGATAGAATTAATTTGCGTATGGACGTAATCaagaattttttatattttttcagttGCGATTCAACAGTGGTATCTCAGACGttgttattgatattaCATGGGAAGAGTTGCATTATAAGAAATAATCGGGTGTCTTTCTTGTCACGGAGGGTTCTCCTGGCCTTATTGATGGATCATATTGTAAAAATTGCCTATTATGGTTTTCATCAACTTCCATTATAGCAGCTTGATTACCACATctataacaataatttgGCGCACTAAATATGGTTACGACATTTTCCCCATGAGACCACGCATATCCCTCCATTACTAATTGATGGGCTCTAGCTACAAGTTCCAGGTCGTTTGTATGGTTGAACTGTTCACTGATATCTTGTCCAAATGTGAAACCAGCACCACGAGGGCTGATGCCCCATCCGCCTCTGTCATCTGGATCAGACCAAAGTAAATCACACATCGGTCCCTCATGAGGTACTTCTTGTAGTCTATTTAAGTCTCTAATTTGATCAATAGTTTCAATCATTGGTGAAAGACCCCCGTGGAGACAAAATATCTTATTATCAACTAATGCTGTAATTGGCAAATAATCGAATAAATCGGTAAATAATTTCCAGACGTTTGCACTACCATATTTTCTTAGGCATTCGTCATAAAAACCATAGACTTGTGTGATTTGTCTCGATTCATGGTTACCTCGTAATATAGTGATTCTATCAGGATATCTACATTTCAACGCAATTAATAGACTTACACTTTCAACAGAATAATACCCTCTATCAACATAATCACCCATGAATAAATAGTTCGTATCTGGAGCAGGGCCtccaattttgaaaagttcAAGTAAATCATGAAATTGACCATGTATATCACCACATATCGTCACGGGAACATTAACATTTCTaacattttcttctttctgtAGAATTGATTTGGCCAGGTCACATAACTGTACCACATTATTCTCAGAAAGCGTTTCACACTTCATTAAATAAGATATCCATTCgtccaattcattaatgtTTAAGTCTCGCTTCATAATACCTGAATTGGCAGTTCcaccattttctttatcaatcTTAAACTGtgttccttcttcttcttctataGCATCTTGCATGGCAATATCTTCCAAGTCAGtcatttccatttttttttcttctagTTATAGTCTCTATTGAACCTTTTGGCAAATATTATCTTGTTACCTTCCTGAATCGAGTATACTGATGTTATTCTCccaacaaaaataaaacttgATCAACACTCGTTTTCTTTCAATCAATTCCTCCCAATAATTTACAATGGTCTTATACGCAGGGAAACTCACGTTTTATCTCCTTACTGAAACCTCTTACGTGCCAGATTCTTTAAAAGGCTCGtcaaatgattcaattctataatttttctttgttctAAATTCTTGctttttcttgaatattatcaaaatccTAGCCCTAGGGTATATAAGAAAAGGGGTGTTGTTCCACCCTAGTTAAATGCTCCATTCAATTGAGGGTCAATTCGCGACAGAAAAGTTACGATGACACAAATCTTcaagaaatagaaatagTCTATAAACTGTTAAAAGGAATCCTACGAGGATAATTCTATAGATGTTTAGTTATCTACAAGAGAAACAATTTTTTGGGATTAAATCTAGGATTCAATCTGAGAATAAGGGAAGGGCTTAGTAATGACTCCCAATTCTACTATAGAGGAAGGTGCATTAAATGTAATTGAGGATGAAAatacaacaagaaaattaCTGAACGTTTTACCAGGAAAGGATATACCTTCCATTAGAGATTTAGTCCTTGAAAAACAACATAGACAAAAGAACATTACCGAT includes:
- the NDAI0A02950 gene encoding serine/threonine-protein phosphatase (similar to Saccharomyces cerevisiae PPH22 (YDL188C) and PPH21 (YDL134C); ancestral locus Anc_7.302), whose protein sequence is MEMTDLEDIAMQDAIEEEEGTQFKIDKENGGTANSGIMKRDLNINELDEWISYLMKCETLSENNVVQLCDLAKSILQKEENVRNVNVPVTICGDIHGQFHDLLELFKIGGPAPDTNYLFMGDYVDRGYYSVESVSLLIALKCRYPDRITILRGNHESRQITQVYGFYDECLRKYGSANVWKLFTDLFDYLPITALVDNKIFCLHGGLSPMIETIDQIRDLNRLQEVPHEGPMCDLLWSDPDDRGGWGISPRGAGFTFGQDISEQFNHTNDLELVARAHQLVMEGYAWSHGENVVTIFSAPNYCYRCGNQAAIMEVDENHNRQFLQYDPSIRPGEPSVTRKTPDYFL
- the NDAI0A02920 gene encoding uncharacterized protein (similar to Saccharomyces cerevisiae YKR078W and VPS5 (YOR069W); ancestral locus Anc_5.670); this translates as MFTGTQPSLHGYTISDAQKSVLIPDEINEQLQLQLESLGLDQETYRRLFSKPRSRNSTSNTAISTERESLHVLGTSVQGQTLRTDSNIENPIHFQIRVNEPIIKRSNLPPYQHVPFPIITTSRIFENEYIMVTRRYADFRWLYRQLQNNHWGKIIPVPPPLEILSDLRSVRRWMESMLHIIMNDSGLQNDKDFHMFLTCDNFEPNAKSREYVSKSGACDDNNDLSEIHISMIKLFGEEDGNKILKEGGIDGAYQNHNIISSFMNSVPKYSEPDEWFDKRLESISSLQIQLSELNKALKLASNQRDDVVSVINEFSIIINSLSDLEGTKQGSTLFHNYANIFENQRDFLKSYSDEERMLKIEYLEFYKYSLESMKAILNQRSKLGYFMTVVKADMSKSKILLEKQNVSTENTENAKSEKLIQLEQECHILERRYHILIEQWEQISSVIKEEVSKFNVEVANTFRANVADLLKSFINLQKENIDSFTTFQSSN
- the UFD2 gene encoding ubiquitin-ubiquitin ligase UFD2 (similar to Saccharomyces cerevisiae UFD2 (YDL190C); ancestral locus Anc_7.305), producing the protein MSSIEDILEVSQQHDNTTDYTLFELDDTRANFEKDDIDAILLYQLTENPEFDHPLIYLKDCFNRCQVQRRKNKKNETLIDAYNEIDRLVVGYGLVTFQVENFCENSKDTFVTFLNQILSKFDSFNEFLFQLLTRAIKEGSTMEFLENFFNALLEITKDKDHFNINHSELYNTVLTVFEMFLSTKQAAGIFTKISNFLLDFNAKANDYETLSILGPILSLSPLSPVVALQNFESIAIVSNIQTGGDDSDGGENDEEEELDFNQKKDLKLISESLQNEHNIIIQRLFSIIDKLFRGSKESREDLLNYFAQIVNKNHLRRADYGQRQNKLASNAFMSNITILLIKFSQPFLDLSYSKINKIDINYFNSLNIFIDLSNETRVNSDFKEADEFYDKYKNSSDAPPNFISHCFFLTLTYLHYGIGGSLLYDEKITPQIKRLSSEVRKLEKVIARNVSTNNNFMNNFLKQQLRTLTNNLKVMKSLKYTLKSFFANSSIQTEIFDFIGGASTFLIRVIDPAHSYPFKPIQLPLIPDQIGLENVDAADYLRQQAPVPFKYYPEFIIEGLVNYSVYISKYSNSPLYTSLGNNARLNSFVELTTVLLRCPEIVSNPHLKSKIVQILSIGSYPLNGGQGFMMSIFQNNELVRKNLLYALLDFYVIVEKTGSSSQFYDKFNSRYSISIILQEIYQATPTIYKDQLFHQAKDNSDFFIRFIARMLNDLTFLLDEGLTNLSEVHNLHNQLASNPQPPQTENGEGNENDIHTRLASAQRQAKSSCGLATKSMILFEIFTRDLPRSFVTPEIVGRLASMLNYNLESLVGPKCGELKVSNPEAYSFNPKELLKSLCTIYINLCAEEEFIDAVSRDTRSFKVSLFERAVNILGRKIGLVSPEFCDKLMKFAKAAQEKKDEEEENDLELGEVPDEFLDPLMYTIMKDPVTLPTSHVNIDRSTIKAHLLSDSTDPFNRNPLKLQDVISNDELKKKIQDFIADKKAAKKKESI
- the RBS1 gene encoding Rbs1p (similar to Saccharomyces cerevisiae RBS1 (YDL189W); ancestral locus Anc_7.304), which gives rise to MSLKNREFGAPESIAPTNSADTSISSEENETSSKQCGITVAMKNALFNKASDRDFIIQLENSMLSFIQSNDVSFQLAPLNSYYRLLAHQLADYHNLKHFLTKSNVTSLIIFKDEAFSFDYNKALLQNLKPTLTDLNLISNKAPESQKDTLTTGNPIETAHTTKYKLLKRTEKISENDNLPSNDNLLSSSLSTLTLQDSNTVGNSTPLNSSVLSLEEQRIERERRYEQRKHEIFDNLNNDDDGDDDDYEGTNYNGDSSFEDNEYNKANNNKESDAGTRDGPHADNDIRYPSEIEYASRAIKQVQGSTTYRKHSNSKKPTRYQHSKNENRKQKRKPPINYNTPYFVPNYGAPLNGYLMNPYMLPGAGVPSIPDNLTPAMQPSPSSQMIGNNSCGLNNKIHPPIGNKIPFPPTVPYGTFMYPHIPNSTSYLPYHHPYYTTSGQAPIQSYSTPYPYQIQPSPSYPYVHYNGQVNPQATYGNTTDEVANSRNTGIINSELNRKKNLITEENSAAKDKSKKSKVDIELAPV